A genomic region of Prosthecobacter sp. contains the following coding sequences:
- a CDS encoding PVC-type heme-binding CxxCH protein, with the protein MRLLTSVLSILSVASVLTAQPVTKKIDLLEVIKSGNVEHHVNPKADFHDDPKDIWTFAKDGTFNISGRGYGYVATKGNYRDYHLVIEFKWGAKTWGKREKAAKDNGILLHAYGPHGAYGDTWMASIEAQIIEGGVGDILVLSPKLADGTELTTSLSAEFTLDRDKEKIWKKGELRQTVTKGRINWKGRDEDWADKVGFRGKNDVESPSGEWNRLEVIAKGDTLQYFVNGALINEAFDCKPAEGKILLQTEGAEMIVRRYELYPLGEFKEKWSAIQASGGSDIGAVRDGQDQPLSPEESMKRIQLDGDYEVQLVAAEPLVLDPVEATWDDKGRMFVADMRDYPLGPPNPGDPWLSRIQLLTDEDGDGRMDKAVTFADHMDNVQGLLPYNGGLIATTRSQILFLKDTNGDNVADEIKPLIRGFNPKHSQLQVSAPRWGLDGCVHFNNGLDAREIYPADAPTKVVGIPGSNFKWNPKTGEITPTGGKGQYGGAFDDYGHHFYCSNRNPLMFTVMPYEAMLRNPHAGITQVHEDIATPGAETRVYPLQITHTTADAHAGTNTACSGLGVYRGQLMPELRNNVFVPDPTGQLVTRYKVEPNGASLKATRVGDRTEFFRSSDEWSRPVNFTTGPDGAIYICDIYRRWIDHARFFPEEFVKTHDMRQGENHGRIWRVVPKGTKKLVTKTPGKYHAIPEVGWGKVPAEHADRALFLKVPGITDAKELAAILTKHADDPWMAKMVASASSKQMGRILSQLSDSFFSTFSEDRSTTVRTFAAGALADAEAEDVKAALFLLQKQPGQLLWWKPALLQGLAKLPKGHEDAAKEIAALQSKIDAIVADAKAPLDQRLAVLPLLSTRKWAAVEPVMKSLLTSNQPAEMTTAAVALLKKFAATSTAPLIYELLPKAGPALKRDLAAILTANATTALELFKRMEKGEFPTAWVDVEKRWSYQRGKGEMADLAKKLFGEASSDRAAVVKNYMAATTMHGDAKKGQAVFATICITCHKHGTIGVDVGPPLSDVKVKPPEGLLSDILDPNRMFEARWSAYQIDTKDGRTLSGLIQSETSDSVVLAMMGGAKETLSRSAIKEMKSLDRTLMPVGLEAAITKEQMGDLLAFLLGK; encoded by the coding sequence ATGCGCCTACTCACATCAGTCCTATCGATCCTATCCGTTGCATCAGTCCTAACGGCCCAGCCAGTCACGAAGAAGATCGACCTCCTCGAAGTCATCAAATCCGGCAACGTGGAGCACCACGTCAATCCCAAGGCCGATTTCCACGATGATCCAAAAGACATCTGGACCTTCGCCAAGGATGGCACCTTCAACATCAGTGGTCGCGGCTACGGCTACGTCGCCACCAAGGGAAACTACCGCGATTACCATCTCGTCATCGAATTCAAGTGGGGTGCGAAGACCTGGGGCAAACGCGAGAAGGCCGCGAAGGACAACGGCATCCTCCTCCACGCCTACGGCCCGCACGGAGCCTACGGTGACACCTGGATGGCCAGCATCGAGGCGCAGATCATCGAGGGCGGCGTGGGCGACATTTTGGTGCTCTCGCCAAAGCTCGCCGACGGCACGGAGCTGACCACCTCACTCTCCGCCGAGTTCACACTCGACCGCGACAAGGAGAAAATCTGGAAGAAGGGCGAACTGCGCCAGACCGTGACCAAAGGCCGCATCAATTGGAAAGGTCGTGATGAAGACTGGGCGGACAAAGTCGGCTTTCGCGGCAAGAACGATGTCGAAAGCCCCAGCGGCGAGTGGAACCGCCTCGAAGTCATCGCCAAAGGCGACACGCTGCAATATTTCGTCAACGGCGCGCTCATCAACGAGGCTTTCGACTGCAAACCCGCCGAAGGCAAAATCCTCCTCCAGACCGAAGGCGCGGAGATGATCGTGCGCCGCTACGAGCTGTATCCGCTCGGCGAATTCAAAGAGAAATGGTCCGCCATCCAGGCCAGCGGCGGCAGCGACATCGGTGCGGTGCGCGATGGTCAGGACCAACCGCTCTCGCCCGAGGAATCCATGAAGCGCATTCAGCTCGATGGCGATTACGAGGTGCAACTCGTCGCCGCCGAACCGCTCGTGCTTGATCCCGTCGAGGCCACTTGGGACGACAAAGGCCGCATGTTCGTCGCCGATATGCGCGACTACCCGCTCGGCCCGCCGAATCCCGGCGATCCGTGGCTCTCGCGCATCCAGTTGCTCACCGACGAAGACGGCGACGGCCGCATGGACAAGGCCGTGACCTTTGCCGACCACATGGACAACGTGCAGGGCCTCCTCCCCTACAACGGCGGCCTCATTGCCACCACGCGCTCACAGATTCTCTTCCTCAAAGACACCAACGGCGACAACGTGGCCGACGAGATCAAACCGCTCATCCGTGGCTTCAATCCCAAGCACAGCCAGCTCCAGGTCAGCGCCCCGCGTTGGGGACTCGATGGCTGCGTCCACTTCAACAACGGCCTCGATGCCCGCGAGATCTATCCCGCCGATGCACCGACCAAGGTCGTCGGCATTCCCGGCTCCAACTTCAAATGGAACCCCAAAACCGGCGAGATCACCCCCACCGGCGGCAAAGGCCAGTACGGCGGCGCTTTCGACGACTACGGCCACCACTTCTACTGCTCGAACCGCAACCCGCTCATGTTCACCGTCATGCCCTACGAGGCCATGCTGCGGAATCCACACGCTGGCATCACGCAGGTGCATGAGGACATCGCCACACCCGGCGCGGAGACCCGCGTCTATCCGCTGCAAATCACGCACACCACCGCAGACGCCCATGCCGGCACAAACACCGCTTGTTCCGGCCTGGGCGTCTATCGCGGCCAGCTCATGCCCGAGCTGCGCAACAACGTCTTCGTCCCCGATCCCACCGGCCAGCTCGTCACCCGCTATAAAGTCGAACCGAACGGCGCATCATTGAAAGCCACCCGCGTCGGCGACCGCACGGAGTTCTTCCGCAGCAGCGACGAATGGAGCCGCCCCGTGAACTTCACCACCGGCCCCGACGGCGCGATCTACATCTGCGACATCTACCGCCGCTGGATCGACCACGCCCGCTTCTTCCCCGAAGAGTTCGTCAAAACCCACGACATGCGCCAGGGCGAAAACCACGGTCGCATCTGGCGTGTCGTGCCTAAAGGCACCAAGAAGCTGGTCACCAAGACTCCCGGCAAATATCACGCCATTCCTGAAGTGGGTTGGGGCAAAGTGCCCGCCGAACACGCCGACCGCGCCCTCTTCCTGAAAGTGCCAGGGATTACCGATGCCAAGGAACTCGCCGCGATCCTCACGAAGCACGCAGACGATCCCTGGATGGCAAAAATGGTCGCCAGCGCCTCCAGCAAGCAAATGGGCCGTATCCTCAGCCAACTCAGTGACAGCTTCTTCAGCACCTTCTCCGAAGACCGCTCCACCACCGTGCGCACTTTTGCCGCTGGCGCTCTTGCCGATGCAGAGGCCGAGGATGTGAAGGCAGCGCTTTTCCTTCTCCAAAAACAACCCGGCCAACTCCTCTGGTGGAAACCCGCGTTGCTCCAAGGTCTTGCCAAGCTGCCCAAAGGCCACGAAGACGCCGCCAAAGAGATCGCCGCGCTGCAATCCAAGATCGACGCTATCGTCGCCGACGCGAAAGCACCGCTCGATCAACGCCTCGCTGTCCTACCGCTGCTTTCCACGAGGAAATGGGCCGCCGTCGAGCCGGTGATGAAAAGCCTGCTCACCAGCAACCAGCCTGCCGAGATGACCACCGCCGCCGTGGCCTTGCTGAAGAAATTCGCTGCCACCAGCACCGCGCCGCTCATTTATGAACTGCTGCCAAAGGCCGGCCCCGCACTGAAGCGCGATCTCGCAGCCATCCTCACCGCCAACGCCACCACCGCGCTCGAACTCTTCAAGCGCATGGAGAAGGGCGAGTTCCCCACCGCCTGGGTCGATGTCGAAAAGCGCTGGAGCTATCAGCGCGGCAAGGGAGAGATGGCCGACCTTGCGAAAAAACTTTTCGGCGAAGCCAGCAGCGACCGCGCCGCTGTCGTCAAAAACTACATGGCCGCCACCACCATGCACGGCGATGCCAAAAAGGGGCAAGCCGTCTTCGCCACCATCTGCATCACCTGCCACAAGCACGGCACGATAGGTGTCGATGTCGGCCCGCCGCTCTCCGACGTGAAAGTAAAGCCACCGGAAGGCCTCCTCTCCGACATTCTTGATCCGAATCGCATGTTCGAAGCCCGCTGGAGCGCTTACCAGATCGACACGAAAGACGGCCGCACCCTCAGCGGTCTCATTCAAAGCGAAACCAGCGACAGCGTCGTCCTCGCCATGATGGGCGGAGCCAAAGAGACGCTTTCCCGCAGCGCCATCAAGGAGATGAAGAGCCTCGACCGCACCCTCATGCCCGTGGGCCTCGAAGCCGCGATCACGAAGGAGCAGATGGGCGACTTGCTGGCGTTTTTGCTTGGGAAGTAG
- a CDS encoding acyloxyacyl hydrolase: protein MTRRLACLAIALLLSTTGFSQSAPSEFKPWTQHSFDFETGMLWKVGGDTTFNYRIVPFIVSWRTPEMFGLHFQNGSALSVRNKFSLMANWFETGSENRYLGLSGAPSIEWWDPTATWSVFGSIGGGVGWVDAQNVPGGQGQDFTLNWFGQLGVSRTITQDWSLRASAMFQHLSNGGQTNPNPGLDSLGILIGLSRDF, encoded by the coding sequence ATGACACGCCGCCTCGCCTGCCTCGCCATTGCATTGCTGCTCAGCACCACCGGATTTTCCCAGTCCGCACCGTCCGAGTTCAAACCGTGGACGCAGCACAGTTTCGATTTTGAAACCGGCATGCTGTGGAAGGTGGGTGGTGACACCACCTTCAACTACCGCATCGTTCCCTTCATCGTTTCCTGGCGCACACCGGAAATGTTCGGCCTGCATTTCCAAAACGGCTCCGCGCTCAGCGTGCGCAACAAGTTCAGCCTCATGGCCAACTGGTTCGAAACAGGCTCGGAAAATCGTTACCTCGGCCTTTCCGGCGCACCATCCATCGAATGGTGGGATCCCACGGCGACATGGAGCGTCTTTGGCTCCATCGGCGGCGGTGTGGGCTGGGTGGACGCTCAGAACGTGCCCGGCGGCCAGGGCCAGGACTTCACGCTGAACTGGTTTGGCCAGCTCGGCGTCTCGCGCACGATCACTCAAGACTGGTCCCTGCGTGCCAGTGCGATGTTCCAGCACCTCTCCAACGGCGGTCAAACCAATCCCAACCCCGGCCTCGACTCCCTGGGCATCCTGATCGGCCTCAGCCGGGATTTTTAG
- a CDS encoding sugar kinase has protein sequence MSLSIKSRESCAFDQISLGEVMLRLDPGEGRIRTARNFQAWEGGGEYNTSRGLRKCFGYKTAVVTAFVDNEVGHLIEDFIMQGGVATDFIKWREDDGIGRTVRNGLNFTERGFGIRGAVGNPDRGNTAASQLKLGDIDWDHIFGKLGVRWFHTGGIYAALSATTAELTVEAVKAANKHGTIVSYDLNYRPSLWKTIGGLKKAQEVNREIAKYVDVMIGNEEDFTASLGFAVKGQETLGHIETDAFKAMIETAVKEFPNFKVAATTLRHVITATKNDWSAILWHDGKFHESRQYPGLEILDRVGGGDSFASGVQFGFMEFNDAQKAVEYGAAHGALASTTPGDTSMATRKEVEKTIAGAGARVVR, from the coding sequence ATGAGCCTCTCCATCAAATCCCGCGAATCCTGCGCCTTCGATCAAATCTCGCTCGGCGAAGTCATGCTCCGTCTTGATCCCGGTGAGGGCCGGATCCGCACGGCACGCAATTTTCAAGCATGGGAAGGCGGCGGCGAATACAACACCTCCCGCGGCCTGAGAAAATGCTTCGGCTACAAGACCGCCGTTGTCACCGCGTTCGTGGACAACGAGGTGGGTCATCTCATCGAGGATTTCATCATGCAGGGCGGTGTTGCGACCGACTTCATCAAGTGGCGTGAGGATGACGGCATTGGCCGCACCGTCCGCAACGGCCTGAATTTCACCGAACGCGGCTTCGGCATCCGCGGCGCCGTCGGCAATCCAGATCGCGGCAACACGGCCGCTTCGCAGCTCAAGCTCGGCGACATCGACTGGGATCACATCTTTGGCAAACTCGGCGTCCGCTGGTTCCACACCGGCGGCATCTATGCCGCGCTTTCCGCCACGACCGCTGAACTCACCGTCGAAGCGGTCAAGGCCGCCAACAAGCACGGCACGATTGTCAGCTACGATTTGAATTACCGCCCCTCGCTTTGGAAAACCATCGGCGGCCTGAAGAAGGCGCAGGAGGTCAACCGCGAGATCGCCAAGTATGTCGATGTCATGATCGGCAACGAGGAGGACTTCACCGCGTCGCTCGGTTTCGCCGTCAAAGGCCAGGAGACGCTCGGACACATCGAGACCGACGCCTTCAAGGCGATGATCGAGACGGCAGTGAAAGAGTTCCCCAATTTCAAGGTCGCCGCGACCACGCTGCGTCACGTCATCACCGCCACCAAGAACGACTGGAGCGCTATTCTCTGGCACGACGGCAAGTTCCACGAGAGCCGCCAGTATCCCGGCCTCGAAATCCTCGACCGCGTCGGCGGCGGCGACAGCTTTGCCTCTGGCGTGCAGTTCGGCTTCATGGAGTTCAACGACGCCCAGAAGGCGGTCGAATACGGTGCCGCCCACGGTGCCCTCGCCTCCACGACCCCCGGCGACACCTCGATGGCAACGCGCAAGGAAGTCGAAAAGACGATCGCTGGTGCCGGCGCACGTGTGGTGCGGTAA
- a CDS encoding LamG-like jellyroll fold domain-containing protein: MKPLVIFLCLASPLLAQDSLKSSLVFHASFDSSLNADFSKGSKDCVIKKGKDFVPCVPNDDVKLAAGGKFGGCVHFPKKGVTRPQFNGMNVLGYNDKSWSATVSVWLRLTPDEDLEPGYCDPVQITGDDVKKGYIFLEFSKDETPRFFRYAVRPLFHIWNPTNVQWADIPFEKRPMVQVAKPPFTRDTWTHVVFTLSNVNNKAGKSSGSLFLNGKLQGRIENWDLSFGWDPASVALVLGASYVGHQDDLAVFDRALTDAEVERLFKMEGGVTSLR; encoded by the coding sequence ATGAAACCACTCGTCATCTTTCTCTGCCTTGCCTCGCCGTTGCTCGCCCAAGACTCGCTCAAGTCGTCACTCGTCTTCCATGCATCCTTTGATTCGAGCTTGAACGCTGATTTCAGCAAGGGCAGCAAGGATTGCGTGATCAAGAAGGGCAAGGACTTCGTGCCCTGTGTGCCGAATGACGATGTGAAACTCGCTGCGGGCGGGAAATTCGGTGGCTGCGTGCATTTCCCAAAGAAGGGAGTCACGCGGCCGCAGTTCAACGGGATGAACGTGCTGGGCTACAATGACAAGTCGTGGAGTGCCACGGTGTCGGTGTGGCTGCGGCTGACACCGGATGAGGATCTGGAGCCGGGCTACTGCGATCCCGTGCAGATCACGGGCGATGATGTGAAGAAGGGCTACATCTTCCTGGAGTTCTCGAAGGATGAGACGCCGCGCTTCTTCCGCTATGCTGTGCGTCCGTTATTTCACATCTGGAACCCGACGAATGTGCAATGGGCGGACATTCCCTTCGAGAAACGGCCGATGGTGCAGGTGGCGAAGCCGCCGTTCACCCGCGACACGTGGACGCATGTGGTTTTCACGCTTTCCAACGTGAACAACAAGGCCGGGAAGTCGAGTGGCAGTCTTTTCCTCAACGGCAAGCTCCAAGGGCGCATCGAGAACTGGGATCTGAGCTTCGGTTGGGATCCCGCAAGTGTGGCGCTGGTGCTCGGCGCATCCTATGTCGGTCATCAGGACGATCTGGCGGTGTTTGACCGTGCCTTGACCGACGCGGAGGTGGAGCGGCTGTTCAAAATGGAGGGGGGTGTGACAAGTTTGCGGTGA
- a CDS encoding serine hydrolase — MSFKFLPAVVLSISLASAADTYFPQPDSEGGWREAKTAKECRDLAGMDLVKLEPAYTITERSTGNGGLLVVHNGYLCFERYFGRASRNCNPDMASTGKAFCSIACGIMLHEFKDKIPAGLDTKVFTEQYLPQAFPLNDPRKANITLGQLLCMTGGYWGEGQTPTGYVKGDPKPKALKPVPGQNIRDLDKSSLDVPLWCDPGAGYSYSSPSPHIASIVLRNVSGMELKNFIHERLAKPQGWGAWDYCLHRGDFVMPHANGAGSTTLHATDALRFGYCLAQNGKWKDQQLVPLDYIQKCQTWSPYNPHTPFSLQWEHNADGHVAGAPKDAFWKSGAGGFCLYVVPSLDLVIYKLGGKDGQYDPTLTRIPQPEQKHDRDNWQPIPGNAFQEGSGAASLGRVLEMVCAAVRLE, encoded by the coding sequence ATGAGCTTCAAATTCCTGCCCGCAGTCGTCCTCTCCATCTCTCTGGCTTCCGCCGCAGACACCTACTTCCCACAACCCGACAGCGAAGGTGGCTGGCGTGAGGCGAAAACGGCAAAAGAATGCCGTGACCTCGCGGGCATGGATTTGGTGAAGCTGGAACCCGCTTACACGATCACCGAGCGCTCGACTGGCAACGGCGGCCTGCTCGTGGTTCACAACGGTTATCTCTGCTTCGAGCGCTACTTCGGCCGTGCCAGTCGCAACTGCAATCCCGACATGGCCTCCACCGGCAAGGCCTTTTGCAGCATCGCCTGCGGCATCATGCTGCATGAGTTCAAAGACAAAATCCCCGCAGGTCTCGACACCAAGGTCTTCACGGAACAGTATCTGCCTCAGGCCTTCCCGCTGAACGATCCGCGCAAAGCAAACATCACCCTCGGTCAGCTTCTCTGCATGACCGGAGGTTACTGGGGAGAAGGACAAACGCCCACCGGCTACGTCAAAGGCGATCCGAAACCGAAAGCACTCAAACCCGTTCCCGGCCAGAACATCCGTGATCTCGACAAATCCTCACTCGATGTGCCGCTGTGGTGCGATCCGGGCGCCGGTTACTCGTATTCCTCCCCTTCCCCGCACATCGCCAGCATCGTGCTGCGCAACGTGAGCGGCATGGAGTTGAAGAACTTCATTCACGAACGCCTCGCCAAGCCACAAGGCTGGGGCGCGTGGGATTACTGCCTGCATCGCGGCGATTTCGTGATGCCGCACGCGAACGGAGCCGGCAGCACCACTTTGCACGCTACGGACGCCCTGCGCTTCGGCTACTGCCTCGCTCAAAACGGCAAATGGAAGGATCAGCAACTCGTCCCGCTCGATTACATCCAAAAATGCCAGACCTGGAGTCCCTACAACCCTCACACGCCCTTCAGTCTGCAATGGGAGCACAACGCCGACGGTCATGTGGCCGGAGCGCCGAAGGATGCCTTCTGGAAAAGCGGTGCCGGTGGCTTCTGCCTCTATGTCGTGCCCTCGCTCGACCTCGTCATCTACAAGCTCGGCGGCAAGGACGGCCAGTATGATCCCACGCTCACACGCATCCCGCAGCCTGAGCAGAAGCACGATCGCGACAACTGGCAGCCTATTCCCGGCAACGCCTTTCAGGAAGGCAGCGGCGCGGCCTCGCTCGGACGCGTGCTGGAGATGGTGTGCGCGGCAGTGCGGCTGGAGTAG
- a CDS encoding transposase, translating into MPFQFFNPQAGVTITHGHLPHWDQEGATYFITWRTADSIPKPVWEQWRLARDDWLLAHGIDPAQRDWRRLLENMSEAERRDFRQFTMRLEHEMDSCHGACVLRQPALRQIVVDALHFFDAQRYTLGDFVVMPNHVHVLVGSMPREAMLAQVESWKRWTAKQINKVIGQHGRFWQDESFDHLVRSEDAFQKFRRYIAENPVKARLKDTEFTH; encoded by the coding sequence ATGCCTTTCCAGTTCTTCAATCCTCAAGCGGGTGTGACGATCACGCATGGCCACCTGCCACACTGGGATCAGGAAGGCGCGACTTACTTCATCACCTGGCGCACAGCAGATTCGATCCCAAAGCCCGTTTGGGAGCAATGGCGGCTGGCTCGTGATGACTGGCTGCTTGCTCATGGCATTGATCCGGCTCAACGCGACTGGCGCAGACTGCTCGAAAATATGTCAGAAGCTGAAAGACGAGATTTTCGCCAGTTCACCATGCGTCTCGAGCATGAAATGGACTCCTGTCACGGTGCCTGTGTTCTCCGCCAACCGGCACTCCGTCAGATCGTCGTCGATGCGCTGCATTTCTTCGACGCACAGCGCTACACCTTGGGTGATTTCGTGGTGATGCCCAATCATGTGCATGTCCTCGTCGGCAGCATGCCCCGTGAAGCCATGCTGGCACAGGTGGAGTCCTGGAAACGCTGGACCGCCAAACAAATCAACAAGGTGATTGGGCAGCACGGAAGGTTTTGGCAGGACGAGAGCTTCGACCATCTGGTGCGCAGTGAAGATGCCTTCCAGAAATTTCGTCGCTACATCGCCGAGAATCCGGTGAAAGCCCGCCTGAAGGACACCGAGTTCACGCATTGA
- the nspC gene encoding carboxynorspermidine decarboxylase — protein sequence MASTDFTPSHVYEQPYPAFDINAIETPAYVVDVALLRKNMEKLNRVQSESGAKVLLALKGFSMFSVFPIMREYLSGCCASGLNEALLAQEFGKEVHVYAPAFKEAEMREIIPIAHHISFNSLAQFRKFKPMLDAAKAAGHAPSPGIRVNPEHSEVEVSLYDPCSPGCRLGIRAEALEGEDLSGIEGLHFHALCEQDSDVLERTVAAVEKRFPRLLEQVQWVNMGGGHHITRKDYDVERLIRVLRSFREKWGKEVYIEPGEAAGLNTGYLIAEVQDIVASDTPTAILDLSATAHMPDCLEMPYRPRIFGAGLPGEFPHEYKMGGMSCLAGDVLSGFSFPEPLKVGQRLVFADMAHYTMVKTTTFNGVPHPDIAIYDPTTKEYRVVRRFGYADFRNKLS from the coding sequence ATGGCATCCACGGACTTCACGCCTTCGCACGTTTACGAACAGCCGTATCCGGCCTTCGACATCAACGCCATCGAGACGCCCGCTTATGTGGTCGATGTGGCATTGCTGCGCAAAAACATGGAGAAACTCAACCGCGTGCAGAGCGAGTCGGGTGCCAAGGTGCTGCTGGCGCTGAAGGGCTTCTCGATGTTCAGCGTGTTTCCGATCATGCGTGAGTATTTGAGCGGCTGCTGTGCCAGCGGTTTGAATGAGGCGCTGCTGGCGCAGGAGTTTGGCAAGGAGGTGCATGTCTATGCGCCCGCATTCAAAGAGGCGGAGATGCGCGAGATCATTCCCATCGCCCATCACATCAGCTTCAACTCGCTGGCCCAGTTTCGGAAGTTCAAGCCGATGCTGGATGCCGCGAAAGCTGCCGGTCATGCGCCCAGCCCCGGCATTCGCGTGAATCCTGAGCACTCCGAGGTCGAAGTCTCTCTTTACGACCCATGCTCGCCCGGTTGTCGCCTCGGCATTCGTGCCGAAGCGCTCGAAGGCGAGGATTTGAGCGGCATTGAGGGTTTGCACTTCCATGCGTTGTGCGAGCAGGATTCGGACGTGCTGGAACGCACTGTTGCCGCCGTCGAAAAGCGATTCCCGCGTCTGCTGGAGCAGGTGCAGTGGGTGAACATGGGTGGCGGACATCACATCACACGCAAGGACTACGATGTGGAGCGTCTCATTCGTGTGCTGCGCAGCTTCCGTGAGAAATGGGGCAAGGAAGTTTACATCGAACCGGGTGAGGCCGCCGGTTTGAACACGGGTTACCTCATTGCCGAGGTGCAGGACATCGTGGCGTCGGATACTCCGACCGCCATTCTTGACCTCTCTGCCACGGCTCACATGCCTGATTGCCTGGAGATGCCTTACCGTCCGCGCATTTTCGGCGCGGGCTTGCCGGGCGAGTTTCCGCATGAATACAAGATGGGCGGCATGAGCTGTCTCGCGGGCGATGTGCTGTCAGGCTTTTCGTTTCCTGAGCCGCTCAAGGTTGGACAGCGGCTCGTGTTTGCCGACATGGCGCACTACACGATGGTCAAAACGACCACCTTCAACGGCGTGCCGCATCCCGACATCGCGATCTACGATCCAACGACGAAGGAGTATCGCGTGGTGCGGCGGTTCGGTTACGCGGATTTTCGGAACAAGCTCTCGTGA
- a CDS encoding phosphoglycerate dehydrogenase produces MSSTRVLLTTTSFQDTPGRHHDLMTAAGFEVVSERGPLPESRMLELAGEFDAFICGDDAITRAVIEKSLPRLKVISKYGIGLDKIDVKSATEFKIPVLFTPGVNHTTVAEHTFLLLLALEKNFFYHCDSTRAGGWKRKTGHEVMGKTIGIVGCGRIGKEVAIRARAFGMEVVGYDLYWDDKFAAEHNVKRAATLDEIFACSDYLSLHTNLTPETRDMICTASIAKMKKGVIILNCARGEIVHTDDIVAALQSGQVAGYGTDVLEHEPPPADHPLLKLPNCIVTPHIGSRTFESVQRQATCAVENLTLFLAGKPPHAQANKF; encoded by the coding sequence ATGAGCTCCACCCGCGTCCTCCTCACCACCACGTCGTTCCAGGACACCCCTGGCCGGCATCACGACCTGATGACCGCCGCCGGTTTCGAGGTCGTCAGCGAGCGCGGCCCGCTGCCCGAATCGCGAATGCTCGAGCTCGCCGGCGAGTTCGACGCCTTCATCTGCGGCGATGACGCCATCACGCGCGCAGTGATCGAAAAATCCCTTCCGCGTCTCAAGGTCATCAGCAAATACGGCATCGGGCTCGACAAGATCGACGTGAAGAGCGCCACGGAGTTCAAGATCCCCGTGCTGTTCACGCCGGGCGTCAATCACACCACGGTGGCCGAGCACACTTTCCTGCTGCTCCTCGCTCTCGAGAAAAACTTTTTCTACCACTGTGATTCCACGCGCGCAGGCGGCTGGAAACGCAAGACCGGCCACGAGGTGATGGGCAAGACGATCGGCATCGTCGGATGTGGCCGCATCGGCAAGGAAGTCGCCATCCGCGCCCGCGCGTTCGGCATGGAAGTCGTCGGCTACGACCTCTACTGGGACGACAAGTTTGCCGCCGAGCACAACGTGAAGCGGGCCGCCACTCTCGACGAAATTTTCGCCTGCTCGGACTATCTCTCCCTGCATACGAACCTCACGCCGGAGACGCGCGACATGATCTGCACGGCCTCCATCGCCAAGATGAAAAAAGGCGTCATCATCCTCAACTGCGCGCGGGGCGAGATCGTCCATACTGACGACATTGTTGCCGCCCTCCAATCAGGGCAGGTGGCCGGTTATGGCACCGATGTGCTAGAGCACGAACCGCCGCCCGCCGATCACCCGCTGCTCAAACTGCCGAATTGCATCGTGACGCCGCACATTGGCTCCCGCACGTTCGAGAGCGTGCAACGTCAGGCCACCTGTGCCGTGGAGAATCTCACTTTGTTCCTCGCCGGCAAGCCGCCGCACGCCCAGGCCAACAAGTTCTGA